A single Rhopalosiphum padi isolate XX-2018 chromosome 4, ASM2088224v1, whole genome shotgun sequence DNA region contains:
- the LOC132929205 gene encoding U3 small nucleolar RNA-associated protein 25 homolog — translation MEDDPFITRYTYDLSPELITCLNDKPPLEEEFVLEWSELGKLIFKKPKLTLVEDRCVKPLEETRPFAKLPDVPSAVDSVKKLVLHKQLASNIKNVNKFQLELLSIITRYHDFSYTERNFDNAEELRYCYCIHAINHVLKSRDIVVENNEKQDGDDDELRDQGLTRPKVLILVPFKDAAYRIINVMISLMSSKENFNVVHKNRFVEEFTGGELTLPRKNPKPEDFEKTFVGNIDDAFRIGMAVTKSSLKLYENFYNSDIIIASPLGLRMIIGAEGESSRDYDFLSSIEVLIFDQSEIFLMQNWDHVLHIMNHFHLQPKEAHGTDLQRVRNWSINGLSKHYRQTILFSSCKLSNLMAILKNRCINYGGSVSVVNPITTGTISHVVCSLKQFYHKLSSKTPTESIKERFDYFINKILTQLQASNEKHVLIYVPSYFDYVCIRNYLKTEDYSFVQISEYTKQGKVARARDLFYHGECQILLYSERFHFYNRTKIRGIENIIFYQLPTIAGFYSELCNSIIDNDGSTRNITALYSPYDACVLTSIVGTQRAKYMLTSEQKIHMFHSGT, via the coding sequence ATGGAAGACGATCCGTTTATAACCCGTTACACTTACGATTTATCCCCAGAATTAATTACCTGTTTAAACGATAAACCTCCACTCGAAGAGGAGTTCGTTTTAGAATGGTCCGAATTGGGCAAActaatattcaaaaaaccaaaattaactTTAGTCGAAGACCGTTGTGTGAAGCCGTTAGAAGAAACTCGACCATTTGCCAAGTTGCCCGATGTACCTTCAGCTGTTGACagtgttaaaaaattggttttgcaCAAACAACTtgcatcaaatattaaaaatgtcaataaattcCAATTAGAACTGTTGTCGATAATTACCAGGTACCATGATTTCAGTTATACTGAAAGAAATTTTGATAACGCAGAAGAATTGCGGTATTGTTACTGTATACATGCCATTAATCATGTACTTAAGAGTCGAGACATTGTTGTTGAAAATAACGAAAAACAAGATGGTGATGATGACGAGTTGCGAGATCAGGGTCTTACTAGAcctaaagtattaattttagtcCCATTTAAAGATGCCGCATATCGAATTATAAACGTGATGATATCCCTTATGTCTTCCAAAGAAAATTTCAATGTAGTGCACAAAAACAGATTTGTAGAAGAATTCACTGGTGGAGAATTGACTTTGCCAAGAAAAAATCCTAAGCCAGAAGACTTTGAAAAAACATTTGTTGGAAACATTGATGATGCTTTTAGAATTGGCATGGCAGTCACTAAAAGTAGTTTGAAACTGtatgaaaatttttataattctgaCATAATAATAGCATCACCACTTGGCTTGCGTATGATTATTGGTGCTGAAGGAGAGTCGTCTAGAGATTACGATTTTTTGTCATCTATAGAAGTTTTGATATTTGATCagtctgaaatatttttgatgcaAAATTGGGATCATGTGTTGCACATCATGAATCATTTTCACCTACAGCCAAAGGAAGCACATGGTACAGATTTACAGCGAGTAAGAAACTGGTCAATCAACGGCTTGTCTAAACATTATcgacaaacaatattattttcgtctTGTAAATTATCTAACTTGATGGCCATATTAAAGAATAGATGTATAAATTATGGTGGCTCAGTCAGTGTAGTGAATCCAATCACAACTGGTACTATTAGCCATGTCGTTTgcagtttaaaacaattttaccatAAACTCAGTTCAAAAACACCAACTGAATCCATTAAAGAGAGATTTgactatttcataaataaaattctaacaCAACTTCAAGCTTCAAATGAAAAACACGTGTTAATCTATGTTCCGTCTTATTTTGATTATGTGTGCattagaaattatttgaaaacggAAGATTATAGTTTTGTACAAATTAGTGAGTATACCAAACAAGGCAAAGTAGCTAGAGCCAGGGATTTGTTTTATCATGGCGAATGTCAAATTTTGTTGTATTCTGagcgttttcatttttataacagAACTAAAATTCGtggtattgaaaatattattttttatcaactacCCACAATTGCCGGATTTTACAGTGAACTTTGTAATTCAATCATAGACAACGATGGCAGTACACGGAATATTACAGCACTCTACTCTCCTTATGATGCATGTGTATTGACGTCAATAGTTGGAACTCAAAGAGCAAAATACATGTTGACTTCAGAGcaaaaaatacatatgtttCATTCaggaacataa
- the LOC132929211 gene encoding large ribosomal subunit protein bL17m, with protein sequence MNQAEVSQLMSKLRIRVSPRHKNLKCPEGPQGRLNKLRKTVNALFKYERLELNYTLADETRGYAERLISEAIRHGDTHKPTMEMADYWIEEKQLIHKLFKVLVPRFNDYQTSYTMLYRAPKAYPEIVYPRSVLELRGNPFPAILPQRSDQRNFIHNVLLDEAKKAYRAEKYEEITKSLEEQREE encoded by the exons ATGAATCAAGCGGAGGTTTCGCAGTTAATGTCCAAACTCAGGATACGCGTCAGTCCTCGCCATAAGAATCTAAAGTGTCCCGAAGGACCACAGGGTCGGTTAAATAAATTACGTAAAACAGTTAACGCTCTATTCAAATACGAACGTTTAGAATTGAATTATACGTTGGCTGACGAGACCAGAGGGTATGCAGAAAGA TTAATATCTGAAGCCATCAGACATGGGGACACACACAAACCAACCATGGAGATGGCCGACTATTGGATAGAAGAAAAACAGTTAATACACAAATTGTTCAAAGTATTGGTTCCCCGGTTTAATGATTATCAGACTTCATACACAATGTTATACCGGGCGCCAAAAGCATACCCAGAAATTGTGTATCCCCGTTCAGTCCTAGAACTTAGAG GTAACCCGTTTCCAGCAATTCTGCCTCAGCGGTCCGATCAAAGAAATTTTATACACAATGTGTTATTGGATGAAGCGAAAAAGGCATATAGGGCTGAGAAATATGAAGAAATAACCAAATCTCTCGAAGAACAACGGGAAGAATAA
- the LOC132929210 gene encoding uncharacterized protein LOC132929210, which produces MDTMHSNIDLALFSIKQNKSIENRVNKYSTKIILSNFTEETITSYNKHTLKKNTNIQFQNTNNNFCNVISAPSICKNNTIQSKSYLNNDDYSTNNKADPCKNIVMKTNDEIHIKTDNKNVHLKTANKKQKNISFSNEKLWEINRVNQILHNKITNAVKPTYTRVNPSISLVKATSTINRERKNKDIVKENEILAKKLRNVRSTIFK; this is translated from the exons ATGGACACAATGCACTCAAATATTGACTTGGCTTTATTTTCGATTAagcaaaataaaagtattgagAACCGAGTAAATAAATACTCCACAAAAATTATTCTATCAAATTTTACTGAAGAAACAATTACtagttataataaacatacattaaaaaaaaatacaaatatacaatttcagaacactaataacaatttttgtaaCGTTATTAGTGCTCCTTCAATATGTAAGAACAACACAATTCAaagtaaaagttatttaaataatgacgaTTATAGCACAAATAATAAAGCTGATCCTTGTAAAAACATTGTGATGAAAACAAATGatgaaattcatattaaaacagacaataaaaatgttcatctaAAAACAGCaaataaaaagcaaaaaaatatatcattttcaaaTGAAAAGCTATGGGAAATTAATAGGGTTAATCAAatcttacataataaaattactaatgcAGTGAAACCTACTTATACGAGGGTTAACCCTTCTATATCATTAGTTAAAGCCACATCAACAATAAATAGAGAGAGAAAAAATAAAGACATTGTTAAGGAGAATGAA atTCTTGCCAAGAAGTTGAGGAATGTAAGATCAACCATCTTTAAGTGA
- the LOC132929203 gene encoding BRCA1-associated protein codes for MSVSLCVLRFELTENDTRPAEAQQQQTFTNWDKRKIMSCRGQRKSRELTVETYGRVDGTAPIEPLIEENSKKIEFLKKPSVKVINSKGSKKKRKNKQNNGENPSNAAEQINFISGNPFVEVTKGVLHVYKENKLTPVDNASNRSQMICILSIPSNMNCHDLLTFIAACQENIHHIRIIRDAASLNQYMTLISFRTQEATMDFFHSFNGMPFNSLEPDCCCNLVFVSKVEVIKEDEPGCSAPPSQHTELPVCAVCLERMDESVDGILTILCNHSFHGNCLTKWGDTSCPVCRYVQTPETIPDNQCQECHSSESLWICLICGYVGCGRYVQGHAYNHYLETSHCYSMNLGNNRVWDYVGDNFVHRLVQNKGDGKLVEGRSPGKLDDTDQKIESVQLEFTYLLTTQLESQRKYFENQMKLFEENTFVEINNVKAKAKAALEENEKLQKFVSSTSKDGNMLEQKIEENKKLLERVNTITKEKNLLEKKVHNLTVKLDQTKTKLDEECQINSALQKNQNEWHLKFSNLEKDFSNYKTTKDQEIGELKEQVRDLMFFLEAQNTIDKSVDREDIVNGSVIVEQQNSASQNKTPKNKKHR; via the exons ATGTCTGTGTCTCTTTGTGTGCTGAGATTCGAACTGACCGAAAACGATACTCGACCAGCCGAAGCGCAGCAGCAGCAAACATTTACCAATTGGG ATAAACGAAAAATCATGTCTTGCCGTGGTCAACGTAAATCCAGAGAACTAACAGTTGAGACATATGGTCGTGTTGACGGTACAGCACCCATTGAGCCATTAATTgaagaaaattctaaaaaaatagaatttcttAAAAAGCCCAGTGTCAAAGTGATAAATTCTAAAGGATCaaagaaaaaaaggaaaaataaacaaaataatggcGAAAACCCATCAAATGCTGCAGAacagataaattttatttcaggaAATCCATTTGTTGAAGTTACCAAAGGTGTCCTACATGTTTATAAAGAAAA CAAATTAACACCAGTTGACAATGCAAGTAATCGTAGTCAAATGATATGTATTTTGTCTATTCCTTCAAACATGAACTGCCATGACTTACTTACATTCATAGCTGCCTGTCAAGAGAACATTCATCACATACGGATAATCCGAGACGCTGCATCTCTTAATCAATACATGACCCTTATTTCATTCAGAACACAA GAAGCGACAATGGATTTCTTTCATTCGTTCAATGGTATGCCTTTCAATTCGCTGGAGCCAGATTGCTGTTGTAATTTGGTTTTCGTATCCAAAGTTGAAGTGATTAAAGAAGATGAACCTGGTTGTAGTGCTCCTCCATCTCAGCATACTGAACTTCCTGTGTGTGCTGTTTGTTTAGAGCGCATGGATGAATCAGTGGATGGTATTCTAACAATACTCTGTAATCATTCTTTCCATGGAAATTGCTTGACTAAATGGGGCGATACCAg TTGTCCAGTGTGTCGATATGTTCAAACACCCGAAACAATTCCAGACAACCAATGTCAGGAATGTCATTCTTCAGAGTCATTGTGGATATGTTTAATCTGTGGTTATGTTGGATGTGGTCGTTATGTACAAGGTCATGCTTACAA tcattatttAGAAACGTCACACTGTTATTCTATGAATTTGGGAAATAATCGTGTGTGGGATTATGTTGGTGATAATTTTGTTCATCGTTTGGTCCAAAACAAAGGAGATGGAAAATTAGTAGAAGGAAGATCACCAGGAAAACTTgat gACACAGATCAAAAAATTGAATCTGTTCAACTTGAATTTACATACCTCTTGACTACTCAATTAGAGTCGCAaaggaaatattttgaaaaccaaATGAAACTATTTGAAGAAAATACATTTGTtgaa ataaataatgtaaaagctAAGGCCAAAGCTGCACTAgaagaaaatgaaaaattacagAAATTTGTCAGCAGTACTTCTAAAGATGGTAATATGTTAGAACAGaaaattgaagaaaataaaaagcTCTTAGAACGTGTAAACACAatcacaaaagaaaaaaatcttttggAGAAAAag gTTCATAATTTAACAGTCAAACTAGACCAAACAAAAACCAAGTTAGATGAAGAATGTCAAATAAATTCagcattacaaaaaaatcaaaatgaatgGCATTTGAAGTTTTCAAATTTGGAAAaagattttagtaattataaaactactaaagaccaa GAAATTGGTGAATTGAAAGAGCAAGTCCGTGATCTCATGTTTTTCTTAGAAGCTCAGAATACAATTGACAAAAGTGTAGATCGAGAAGACATTGTAAACGGTTCAGTGATAGTAGAACAGCAAAATTCAGCAAGTCAAAACAAGActccaaaaaacaaaaaacacagataa